Proteins from a single region of Lujinxingia litoralis:
- the rpmJ gene encoding 50S ribosomal protein L36, with the protein MKVRPSVKPMCDKCKIIRRKGVVRVICENPRHKQRQG; encoded by the coding sequence ATGAAAGTACGTCCCTCGGTCAAACCCATGTGTGACAAGTGCAAGATCATCCGCCGCAAAGGCGTGGTTCGCGTGATTTGCGAAAACCCGCGCCACAAGCAACGGCAAGGCTAA
- a CDS encoding DUF1328 domain-containing protein, with protein MLWWALAFFVVAIIAAVLGFGTLASAAATIAQIIFYVALALLVISLFVYLFRGSRSATIA; from the coding sequence ATGTTGTGGTGGGCACTCGCATTCTTCGTTGTCGCGATCATCGCGGCAGTTCTGGGCTTTGGTACCCTGGCATCGGCTGCAGCCACGATCGCGCAGATCATCTTCTACGTTGCGCTCGCACTGCTGGTCATTTCGCTCTTCGTGTACCTCTTTCGGGGCTCGCGCAGCGCGACCATCGCTTAG
- a CDS encoding pilus assembly protein, whose protein sequence is MTEFVMFTPIFIVIFIGIYELGRVYDASLRARGMAFAQTIEKFRTVQDASFRDALTSSGPARMAVTPVSASISSTSQLFSTPPNQRGGARLVVANRELKAFSQTEGLGQHGSLGEALGRVKLVQEADVEFLGVDAILDYDLTTLFGDSPLAMALFDDRPQNAISSSMNTSGLLGAVAQRANEMINSAGARSAIGANVRYGTLTGSFQQEIEAAGMGNIPVSAWYSVLAPTYANDDDRKNGQMAAVASRITFEDANFKPYQAIMRYSMTPKLPILPDEYNVPNPVEEDPEQFFGTPFNYGDSFYE, encoded by the coding sequence ATGACGGAATTTGTCATGTTTACACCGATCTTCATCGTCATCTTCATCGGAATCTATGAGCTGGGAAGGGTCTACGACGCCTCGTTGCGCGCCCGCGGCATGGCCTTCGCTCAGACGATCGAGAAGTTCCGCACCGTACAGGACGCCTCCTTCCGCGACGCACTCACCTCCAGCGGCCCGGCGCGCATGGCGGTGACGCCGGTAAGCGCCTCCATCTCCAGCACGTCCCAGCTCTTTAGCACGCCTCCCAATCAACGCGGAGGCGCACGCCTGGTCGTGGCCAATCGCGAACTCAAAGCCTTCTCTCAAACCGAGGGCCTGGGCCAGCACGGCAGCCTTGGCGAAGCCCTGGGCCGCGTCAAACTCGTGCAAGAGGCAGACGTCGAGTTCCTCGGAGTCGATGCCATCCTCGACTACGACCTGACCACACTCTTTGGCGACTCGCCGCTGGCCATGGCGCTCTTCGATGACCGCCCACAGAATGCCATCTCATCCTCGATGAACACCTCCGGCCTGCTGGGCGCCGTCGCGCAGCGCGCCAACGAAATGATCAACTCCGCCGGCGCCCGCAGCGCCATCGGCGCCAATGTGCGCTACGGGACCCTGACCGGAAGTTTCCAACAGGAGATCGAGGCTGCCGGGATGGGCAACATCCCGGTCAGCGCCTGGTACAGCGTCCTCGCACCGACCTACGCCAATGACGATGATCGTAAAAACGGTCAGATGGCTGCCGTCGCGAGCCGCATCACATTCGAAGACGCTAACTTCAAACCCTACCAGGCAATTATGAGATACAGCATGACCCCAAAACTTCCCATCTTGCCTGATGAGTACAACGTCCCCAACCCGGTGGAAGAGGACCCCGAACAATTCTTCGGAACGCCTTTCAACTATGGTGACTCCTTTTACGAATAA
- a CDS encoding Tad domain-containing protein gives MITPLRQYRPLLDGPRHLHEQQRGAIAILAMAGAMILLLASWTVYDTGSAAQKKMDAQIAADTAALSQATVKARSMNLLAYANVTKRSVWGIHTLYPSYMSAVAQWIHGDYSLGGFDFESFTGMNAICTACYATSGEDGSNNELCNLCNYMNNNRVMWKNVACKENDFETACSSSDPDSWGDFYRFSGHDHNTETHELMETEQGSEYPKLIETDLEKKLRDGRESGAPAPYTFRVGEDPSWSKNFFGKDLIAIDNYQRFITAITPWWGWTEQSLRAVRNGATLSGSFPTPPGVLPDSTRRITETLIDHFSDATPVGSAETIHNHSSYVDGLPVRPGNIGTMKSHLASAVSAGNIFNVLKACLDGGNCATENPFLLEHMLNIASFLLNSEGTVVGFSGDGALEFASSVLVHLLGSLETFRTRGLQFTQNSMVQSMGANRIAAEPWELRPFRNTGEWQLQTSNLVLAMVADFTSFSILQGRKKYELLNSDYMHNDAKSVRYRNHFYAESFADRPTPIDPTAINEKNTYRAASTWAMSRAEIFHTGADGPDLWTPSWTSRMRPIVIGNEWHLAGYNMNQVYHDTLPYMVLSRTIGATGQWPLNQVGVDMLRMEKISHSMGPSTIGGLTK, from the coding sequence ATGATCACTCCCTTACGCCAGTACCGCCCCCTGCTCGATGGTCCTCGCCATCTCCATGAGCAGCAGCGCGGCGCCATCGCCATCCTGGCCATGGCCGGAGCCATGATCCTCCTGCTGGCGAGCTGGACCGTGTATGACACCGGTTCCGCAGCCCAGAAAAAGATGGACGCTCAGATCGCCGCCGATACCGCCGCGCTCAGCCAGGCCACGGTCAAAGCCCGCTCCATGAACCTTCTGGCGTACGCCAACGTCACCAAGCGATCCGTCTGGGGGATTCACACCCTCTATCCTTCCTACATGTCTGCCGTCGCACAGTGGATTCACGGCGACTACAGCCTGGGCGGATTCGACTTTGAGAGCTTCACCGGCATGAACGCAATCTGCACCGCCTGCTACGCGACCTCCGGGGAAGACGGCAGCAACAACGAGCTCTGCAACCTCTGCAACTACATGAATAACAATCGTGTCATGTGGAAAAACGTGGCGTGCAAAGAAAACGATTTCGAGACCGCCTGCTCTTCCAGCGATCCAGACTCCTGGGGCGACTTCTATCGATTCTCTGGCCACGACCACAACACCGAAACCCACGAACTTATGGAGACGGAGCAAGGCTCCGAATACCCCAAACTCATCGAAACCGATCTTGAAAAGAAGCTGCGCGACGGCCGAGAGAGCGGCGCCCCCGCTCCCTACACCTTCCGCGTGGGCGAAGACCCCAGCTGGTCGAAGAACTTCTTTGGTAAGGATCTGATTGCCATCGACAACTACCAGCGCTTCATCACCGCGATCACGCCCTGGTGGGGCTGGACCGAGCAATCCCTGCGCGCGGTACGCAACGGCGCTACCCTCTCCGGCAGCTTCCCGACACCGCCCGGCGTCCTGCCCGATAGCACCCGACGCATCACCGAAACCTTGATCGACCACTTCTCCGATGCCACCCCCGTCGGCAGCGCCGAAACCATCCACAACCACAGCAGCTACGTCGACGGGCTCCCGGTACGCCCGGGCAACATCGGAACCATGAAGTCTCACCTGGCCTCCGCGGTCAGCGCCGGGAACATCTTCAACGTCCTGAAAGCCTGTCTCGACGGTGGAAACTGCGCCACCGAGAACCCCTTCCTCCTTGAGCACATGCTCAACATCGCCAGCTTCCTCCTCAACTCCGAGGGAACCGTGGTGGGCTTCTCCGGCGATGGCGCCTTAGAGTTTGCTTCCAGCGTACTTGTGCATCTACTCGGCAGTCTCGAAACCTTCCGGACCCGGGGACTTCAATTCACTCAAAACTCCATGGTGCAATCCATGGGTGCAAATCGTATCGCCGCTGAACCCTGGGAGCTTCGCCCCTTCCGCAACACCGGGGAGTGGCAACTTCAGACGTCTAACCTGGTCCTGGCAATGGTCGCTGACTTTACGTCATTCAGCATCCTTCAGGGCCGAAAAAAGTATGAACTTTTAAACTCCGACTACATGCACAACGACGCAAAATCGGTGCGCTACCGCAATCACTTTTACGCCGAATCCTTCGCCGACCGACCCACGCCGATCGATCCCACCGCGATCAACGAGAAGAACACCTACCGCGCCGCTTCAACCTGGGCGATGTCTCGCGCCGAGATCTTCCACACTGGCGCCGATGGCCCCGATCTATGGACGCCTTCGTGGACATCGCGCATGCGCCCCATCGTGATCGGAAATGAGTGGCACCTCGCCGGCTACAACATGAATCAAGTCTACCACGATACGCTTCCCTACATGGTCCTTTCTCGAACCATCGGAGCAACCGGACAATGGCCCCTTAATCAGGTCGGCGTAGACATGCTTCGCATGGAAAAGATCAGCCACTCGATGGGCCCCTCGACCATTGGAGGCCTCACAAAATGA
- the rplQ gene encoding 50S ribosomal protein L17, with translation MRHKVNARRFGRETSHRKALFNNLAKSLIRYEMIQTTDTKAKELRRVADRMITLGKRGDLHARRLLLARLGDKELVSKLIDDLAKRDDIAGRQGGYTRIVKIGNRQGDNAPISRISFVGSTLESTEPLRYPEHIRDQFVTEEGAEVEA, from the coding sequence ATGCGACATAAAGTTAATGCACGGCGCTTCGGCCGGGAGACTTCCCACCGCAAAGCGCTCTTCAACAACCTGGCCAAGAGCCTGATTCGCTACGAGATGATCCAGACCACGGACACCAAGGCTAAAGAGCTGCGTCGTGTGGCCGATCGGATGATCACGCTCGGTAAGCGTGGCGACCTGCACGCTCGTCGTCTGCTCCTGGCCCGTCTTGGTGACAAGGAACTTGTCTCCAAGCTCATCGATGACCTGGCCAAGCGCGATGATATCGCCGGACGTCAGGGGGGCTACACCCGCATCGTTAAGATCGGGAACCGCCAGGGCGACAACGCGCCGATCTCCCGGATTTCCTTCGTCGGCTCTACGCTTGAGAGCACCGAGCCGCTGCGTTATCCGGAGCACATCCGCGATCAGTTCGTGACCGAAGAAGGCGCGGAAGTCGAAGCCTGA
- a CDS encoding TadE/TadG family type IV pilus assembly protein: MSLMQTSPALSRPTWVIWSSHALIHLAGVCVIALLMAIPFWSQRTLSLAAQAREAGLTEALLSSQALIHLGLAACFWTMLVLGARWLRETQRERRERALSRRLVRARGSVILETLIVMPVFLLLLFGLAQFAVMNMASMLTTVAAFQATRTVWLWHGEGNDRDDTVRKATIQAATVVAPVIPGEYAGSTTSNAPEHSQNRGIFVASQFPWPVADSGYQGRTIGDRMADEIAGTTPPIDLVAGFDTSAFSHRTVRKLTVGYDSIDVSYDESAESITVTTVYHHLNVFPLVSSLFGDLYERAGREGYHVPITRKLSLQRQRSGPDRSKFPKVTSSNPVAPYLF, encoded by the coding sequence ATGTCCTTGATGCAAACATCTCCTGCATTGTCTCGCCCCACATGGGTTATCTGGTCATCACACGCCCTGATCCATCTTGCCGGCGTGTGCGTCATCGCGCTGCTCATGGCCATCCCCTTCTGGAGCCAACGTACCCTTTCGCTGGCAGCCCAGGCCCGGGAGGCCGGCCTCACCGAAGCGCTGCTCAGCTCCCAGGCCCTGATCCACCTGGGACTGGCAGCCTGCTTCTGGACCATGCTCGTGCTTGGCGCGCGCTGGCTCCGGGAGACCCAACGAGAGCGCCGCGAACGCGCGCTTTCCCGACGACTGGTACGCGCCCGGGGCTCGGTGATCCTGGAGACCCTGATCGTGATGCCGGTCTTTCTACTGCTGCTCTTTGGCCTGGCCCAGTTCGCCGTCATGAACATGGCCAGCATGCTGACGACAGTCGCCGCGTTTCAGGCCACCCGTACCGTGTGGCTCTGGCATGGCGAGGGTAACGACCGTGACGACACCGTCCGTAAGGCCACCATCCAGGCGGCCACCGTCGTCGCTCCCGTCATCCCGGGAGAGTACGCCGGCAGCACCACCAGCAACGCGCCGGAGCACAGCCAGAACCGGGGCATCTTCGTCGCCTCGCAGTTTCCCTGGCCGGTGGCCGACTCCGGCTACCAGGGGCGCACCATCGGCGACCGCATGGCCGACGAAATCGCCGGCACAACGCCCCCCATCGATCTGGTCGCTGGCTTTGACACCTCGGCATTCTCCCACCGCACCGTGCGCAAGCTCACGGTGGGATACGACTCCATCGACGTAAGTTACGACGAGTCCGCCGAAAGCATCACGGTGACCACCGTCTACCATCACCTCAACGTCTTCCCCCTGGTCTCTTCTCTCTTTGGCGATCTCTACGAGCGCGCCGGACGCGAAGGATACCACGTCCCCATCACCCGCAAGCTCTCCCTGCAACGCCAGCGCTCCGGCCCCGACCGCAGCAAGTTCCCCAAAGTCACCTCCTCCAACCCCGTTGCGCCCTACCTGTTCTGA
- a CDS encoding alkaline phosphatase produces the protein MKVRRLVVWSGLALLAACQSTPKVQSSSPESSRRDRASLMQEGPAPISPLDFEVVARHDYQEVPSRIIVFIGDGMGHAALTAASYAGGQPLAMLSMPHVGFATTHEHEFVTTDSAASATALATGHKTHFEGVSVRPGTTVAQEADAAHQLPTLFGAAEQAGIATGLVATSRITHATPAAFASHRAHRSQYEDIALDYLRYKPRVMLGAGTRFFEERSDGRDLFKVFEQEGYTVARTADEVRGAVDGEGGLLGLMHRSDMPMAATGERAMSLEEMVEVAIQVLDRESPQGYVLMVEGSQIDWAGHDLDGPGIVSETLDLDRAVAHALTYARGRSDTLVVATADHETGGLSVLDPGYANRYLSVLGGAEHAYRLSVPAGYDAESVEDPLPPTVTHIALPNTGRFGPVEMREPRLTTSFGFLSVGSRAYWDGKGRYSATHTAVMVPILAEGPAARRVVAARDNAELGATLRELALAAAHAEPTRVEPPPTQEIAPRNVILMVGDGLGLSTLTAGLYGRGELATLGMETRALLSTHALDRVVNDSAATATAIASGRRSRVGVVGMAPATAGGALQPVRSAMATAALGGKRVGLVTTTSLTHATPAAFYAHQSSRGEEERIADDFVSFGERLGRGHGVDLAIGGGAKFFGGERLERLRAQEYAVSRSWPPSFAAGQPDLVLLGEEGLPAASERSSRAELPTLAQMTGAALEELVSEDQGFLLVVEGGQIDWALHGLTRDESLLAEVYDFDEAVRVALEFASQDGQTLVIATSDHDHTLSVLDNHYGFHRGFCGVMRACGGEFDGISLPVVAGEIANSEGFAARELQGEFGAPMMQVQYDWIVQEAARRVQLGGPHSANMVPLFASGPKSGQLGRLRDQPQLGRWLQDWAAPVQVEMR, from the coding sequence ATGAAGGTCCGTCGTCTGGTGGTGTGGAGTGGGTTGGCGTTGTTGGCCGCGTGTCAGTCGACTCCCAAGGTGCAGTCTTCGTCGCCGGAGTCATCCCGCCGCGATAGAGCGTCGCTGATGCAGGAGGGGCCGGCGCCAATCAGTCCCCTGGATTTCGAGGTTGTGGCGCGACACGACTACCAGGAGGTCCCCTCCCGAATCATTGTGTTCATCGGAGACGGGATGGGACACGCCGCGTTGACCGCGGCGTCCTATGCCGGCGGCCAGCCGCTGGCGATGTTGAGTATGCCGCATGTCGGTTTTGCCACCACGCACGAACATGAGTTTGTGACCACCGACTCGGCGGCGTCGGCGACCGCACTGGCGACCGGACACAAGACACATTTTGAGGGAGTATCCGTTCGACCGGGCACGACCGTGGCGCAGGAGGCCGATGCGGCCCATCAGCTTCCCACGCTTTTTGGTGCAGCGGAACAAGCGGGGATTGCTACCGGCTTGGTGGCGACGAGTCGTATTACGCATGCGACGCCGGCCGCGTTTGCTTCCCATCGAGCCCATCGTAGTCAGTATGAAGACATTGCGCTGGATTATCTGCGCTACAAGCCGCGGGTGATGTTGGGAGCCGGAACGCGCTTTTTTGAGGAGCGCTCCGATGGGCGCGACTTGTTTAAAGTGTTTGAGCAAGAGGGGTACACCGTCGCGCGTACGGCGGACGAGGTCCGGGGCGCGGTCGATGGTGAGGGTGGGCTGCTGGGGTTGATGCATCGCTCTGATATGCCTATGGCGGCGACCGGTGAGCGCGCGATGTCGCTTGAGGAGATGGTTGAGGTGGCGATTCAGGTGCTCGACCGGGAATCGCCGCAGGGGTACGTGCTCATGGTCGAGGGGTCCCAGATTGACTGGGCCGGCCATGACCTCGACGGTCCGGGGATTGTCTCCGAAACGCTGGATCTGGATCGGGCTGTGGCCCATGCCCTGACGTATGCGCGCGGGCGCTCCGATACGCTCGTGGTCGCCACCGCCGATCATGAGACCGGGGGCCTCAGTGTGTTGGATCCGGGCTATGCGAATCGCTATCTCTCGGTGTTGGGAGGCGCAGAGCATGCGTATCGCCTCTCGGTTCCCGCGGGCTACGACGCGGAGAGCGTGGAGGACCCGCTGCCTCCCACCGTGACGCATATCGCGCTACCGAATACGGGGCGCTTCGGACCGGTGGAGATGAGGGAGCCGCGATTGACGACCTCGTTCGGCTTTTTATCGGTAGGGAGTCGCGCCTACTGGGATGGAAAGGGGCGTTACTCGGCAACGCATACAGCGGTGATGGTGCCGATTTTGGCCGAAGGACCGGCAGCCCGGCGCGTGGTCGCGGCCCGAGATAACGCCGAACTTGGAGCCACGCTGCGGGAGTTGGCGCTGGCGGCGGCGCATGCCGAGCCGACTCGGGTGGAGCCGCCGCCCACCCAAGAGATTGCACCGCGAAACGTGATTCTGATGGTGGGCGATGGTCTGGGGCTCTCCACGTTGACCGCCGGGCTGTACGGGCGAGGGGAGCTGGCAACACTGGGGATGGAGACTCGCGCATTGCTCTCAACTCATGCCCTGGACAGGGTGGTCAATGATTCGGCCGCGACAGCGACGGCGATCGCCAGTGGCCGGCGAAGTCGGGTCGGAGTGGTGGGAATGGCGCCGGCCACGGCGGGCGGGGCGCTTCAACCGGTACGTTCGGCGATGGCCACCGCAGCGCTCGGAGGCAAACGCGTGGGGCTGGTGACTACCACGTCGCTTACCCACGCCACGCCGGCGGCGTTCTACGCGCACCAGTCTTCTCGAGGGGAGGAAGAGCGCATCGCCGACGATTTTGTCAGCTTTGGAGAGCGCCTGGGGCGCGGGCATGGCGTGGACCTGGCCATTGGCGGTGGTGCGAAATTCTTCGGTGGGGAACGGCTCGAACGTCTTCGTGCGCAGGAGTACGCGGTGAGCCGGTCTTGGCCGCCGAGCTTTGCCGCCGGGCAACCGGACCTGGTGCTGCTTGGTGAGGAAGGGCTGCCCGCAGCCTCGGAGCGGTCGAGTCGCGCGGAACTCCCCACGCTGGCGCAGATGACCGGTGCGGCTCTTGAGGAGCTTGTTTCGGAGGACCAGGGATTTTTGCTGGTTGTGGAAGGAGGACAGATCGACTGGGCCCTGCATGGGCTAACACGGGATGAGAGCCTGCTGGCCGAGGTTTACGATTTTGATGAAGCGGTGCGGGTGGCGCTGGAGTTTGCGAGTCAAGACGGGCAGACGCTGGTCATCGCAACCTCGGATCATGATCACACACTCTCGGTGCTCGATAACCATTATGGTTTTCACCGGGGCTTCTGTGGGGTGATGCGCGCCTGTGGTGGCGAGTTTGACGGTATCTCGTTGCCGGTGGTTGCCGGAGAGATCGCGAACTCCGAGGGGTTTGCTGCTCGCGAGCTGCAGGGCGAGTTTGGCGCGCCGATGATGCAAGTTCAGTACGACTGGATCGTCCAGGAGGCCGCCCGTCGGGTTCAGCTGGGGGGGCCGCATTCGGCCAATATGGTGCCGCTCTTTGCGTCGGGGCCGAAGTCCGGTCAGCTGGGGAGGCTTCGTGACCAGCCGCAGCTGGGGCGCTGGCTGCAGGATTGGGCGGCGCCGGTTCAGGTCGAGATGAGGTAA
- a CDS encoding DNA-directed RNA polymerase subunit alpha: MYRNWRDLIKPREVEIDQRSKTDTYAKFVCEPFERGYGITIGNALRRILLSSIVGAAVTKIKIDGALHEFTSLPEVKEDVTDIVLNLKELRLKLHGDETQVVVIDVEGPKTVTGADIQTGHNVEVLNPDHHIATVGENGKLRMELTVASGRGYVPADENKSEEDSLGVIAIDSLFSPIRKVNYQITNARVGQRTDYDKLTLEVWTDGSVLPEDAVAFASKIIKEQVAIFINFDETVEPPEIVEEDVPEFNENLLKPIEDLELSVRSFNCLQTAGIKYVGDLVQKSEAELLKTKNFGRKSLKEIKEILERMSLELGSKLDNWPPKELDKKTAEGS; encoded by the coding sequence ATGTATCGAAACTGGCGCGACCTGATTAAACCTCGCGAGGTTGAGATCGATCAGCGTTCGAAGACCGACACGTACGCCAAGTTCGTGTGCGAGCCCTTCGAGCGCGGCTACGGCATCACCATCGGCAACGCGCTGCGGAGAATCCTGCTCAGCAGCATCGTTGGCGCGGCGGTGACCAAGATCAAAATCGACGGAGCGTTGCACGAGTTCACCAGCCTGCCCGAGGTGAAGGAGGATGTCACCGACATCGTTCTTAACCTCAAGGAGCTTCGCCTGAAACTTCATGGCGACGAAACACAGGTGGTGGTCATCGACGTCGAAGGGCCCAAAACGGTGACCGGCGCTGATATTCAGACCGGGCACAATGTTGAGGTGCTCAACCCCGACCACCACATTGCGACGGTGGGGGAAAACGGCAAGCTTCGTATGGAGCTGACGGTCGCTTCGGGCCGTGGATACGTTCCTGCCGATGAGAACAAGTCGGAAGAGGACAGCCTGGGCGTGATCGCCATCGACAGTCTGTTTAGCCCGATTCGCAAGGTGAATTACCAGATCACCAACGCGCGCGTCGGCCAGCGGACCGATTACGATAAGCTGACCCTTGAAGTCTGGACCGACGGCAGCGTGCTGCCGGAAGACGCCGTGGCGTTTGCGTCCAAGATCATCAAGGAGCAGGTGGCGATCTTCATCAACTTTGATGAAACCGTTGAGCCGCCGGAGATCGTGGAAGAGGACGTTCCGGAGTTCAACGAGAACCTGCTCAAGCCCATTGAAGATCTGGAGCTCTCGGTCCGCAGCTTTAATTGCCTTCAGACCGCAGGCATCAAGTACGTGGGTGACCTGGTCCAGAAGTCCGAAGCTGAACTGCTGAAGACGAAGAACTTTGGGCGCAAGTCGCTCAAGGAAATTAAAGAGATCCTCGAGCGGATGAGCCTGGAGCTTGGCAGCAAGCTCGACAACTGGCCTCCGAAAGAGTTGGATAAGAAGACGGCCGAAGGCAGCTAA
- the rpsM gene encoding 30S ribosomal protein S13 produces MARIAGVDLPRRKRVDIALTYIYGIGHTLAKEILEKAEVDPSTSTDVLDELEIRRIREVIERGYQVEGDLRREVQMNIKRLKDLGCYRGLRHRRGLPVRGQRTRTNARTRRGPRRAMVRKKR; encoded by the coding sequence GTGGCACGTATTGCTGGTGTTGACCTGCCGCGCCGAAAGCGCGTTGATATCGCCCTGACCTACATTTACGGGATCGGCCACACGCTGGCCAAAGAGATCCTGGAGAAAGCCGAGGTCGATCCCTCCACGAGCACCGATGTGCTTGATGAACTGGAGATCCGGCGTATCCGCGAGGTGATTGAGCGCGGCTATCAGGTCGAAGGTGACCTGCGCCGTGAAGTTCAGATGAACATCAAGCGCCTCAAGGACCTGGGCTGCTACCGCGGTCTTCGTCACCGTCGTGGGCTCCCGGTGCGTGGTCAGCGTACCCGTACCAACGCTCGTACTCGCCGCGGCCCGCGCCGCGCGATGGTTCGCAAGAAGCGCTAA
- a CDS encoding adenylate kinase, producing MSKRRLMMLGPPGAGKGTQAKRVAADLGIPHISTGDMLREARRKGTTMGLEAARFMDAGQLVPDEVVIGIVRDRLDEEDARAGFILDGFPRTRAQAEALQEMGVTLDAVLNIVVSDEAVIGRLGGRISCPACGAVYHEAFTPPDADDVCNACGHQGLVKRDDDQPEAIKKRLEGYHAQTAPLIAFYDEVGILESIDGEQAPDAVNESICKVIG from the coding sequence ATGTCGAAGAGACGACTGATGATGCTCGGGCCACCAGGCGCGGGCAAAGGCACGCAGGCCAAACGTGTTGCGGCAGATCTGGGGATTCCGCATATCTCCACCGGAGATATGCTCCGTGAGGCCCGTCGCAAGGGAACGACGATGGGCCTGGAGGCGGCCAGATTCATGGACGCCGGACAGCTGGTGCCCGATGAGGTGGTGATCGGGATCGTGCGGGATCGCCTGGATGAGGAGGATGCCCGCGCCGGGTTTATTCTCGATGGGTTCCCCCGCACCCGCGCCCAGGCCGAAGCCCTGCAGGAGATGGGGGTTACGCTGGATGCGGTCTTAAACATCGTGGTCAGCGATGAAGCGGTCATCGGGCGCCTCGGCGGGCGAATCAGTTGCCCGGCCTGCGGAGCGGTGTACCACGAAGCGTTTACGCCTCCGGATGCCGATGACGTCTGCAATGCGTGCGGGCATCAAGGGCTTGTTAAACGCGATGACGATCAGCCGGAGGCCATTAAGAAGCGTCTCGAAGGCTATCACGCTCAGACCGCGCCGCTGATCGCGTTCTACGACGAAGTGGGGATCCTGGAATCCATCGACGGAGAACAGGCACCCGATGCTGTGAATGAATCGATCTGCAAAGTGATCGGATAA
- the infA gene encoding translation initiation factor IF-1 has translation MAKEEAIEVQGKVIEPLPNAMFRVELENGHQVLAHISGKMRMHFIKILPGDTVTVELSPYDLTRGRIVYREK, from the coding sequence ATGGCGAAAGAAGAAGCCATTGAGGTTCAGGGAAAAGTCATCGAGCCGCTGCCCAACGCGATGTTCCGCGTGGAGTTGGAGAACGGCCATCAGGTGCTGGCACACATCTCGGGTAAGATGCGGATGCACTTTATCAAGATTCTGCCCGGCGACACGGTGACCGTAGAGCTTTCGCCCTACGACTTGACCCGCGGCCGCATCGTTTACCGCGAGAAATAA
- the rpsK gene encoding 30S ribosomal protein S11 translates to MAKPKQRTKRRVRKNVQNGIAHIHATFNNTIVTLTDTSGNTLSWSSAGSRSFKGSRKSTPYAAGIAAEDAARKAQEHGLKSVSVFLKGPGPGRESALRSLQSAGLKVTVIRDVTPLPHNGCRPPKRRRV, encoded by the coding sequence ATGGCTAAGCCGAAACAACGAACCAAGCGTCGCGTGCGTAAGAATGTCCAAAACGGCATTGCGCACATCCACGCGACCTTTAACAACACCATCGTCACCCTGACGGACACCTCGGGCAACACCCTGTCCTGGTCCAGTGCCGGTTCGCGTAGCTTCAAGGGTTCGCGTAAGTCGACCCCCTACGCTGCGGGTATCGCCGCGGAAGACGCCGCGCGTAAAGCACAGGAGCACGGCCTGAAGTCGGTTTCTGTCTTCCTCAAGGGCCCGGGACCCGGTCGTGAGTCGGCGCTGCGCTCGCTGCAGTCGGCCGGTCTTAAAGTGACCGTGATCCGCGACGTGACCCCCTTGCCGCATAACGGGTGCCGTCCGCCCAAGCGTCGTCGCGTCTGA